In Chlorocebus sabaeus isolate Y175 chromosome 9, mChlSab1.0.hap1, whole genome shotgun sequence, the genomic stretch GGCAGAAATCCTTCTGTGTATTTGCTGACCCTGTACAGCAAATACTTGTTACATTTTCAGTAATGTTTAAACTGTTTGCTTTATCTCATTGGGATGAGTCATCATCACCTTTATGTTGTTTAAACTGGTGAAAGgtagtttgtattattttcttttctcttgaaacTATTTCTTGTGATGAAGAGAAATAGTTCAGCATGTTGTGGTTCCAGGACTGAGACAAATTTGGGTTATCATCTCTACCATAAAAAAACTTCATCGGAAACGTCAATGCATCAGCATTCTGCAGTGCAATATGGACATGAACTGTTAGGCTGTGTTGGTGCTGGAATGTGGGGGCTTATCAGGCTGTTTGCATGACTCCAAGATGTGTTTTAATAtctggtcttttctttttttttttaactgtgacaTGAGATGGCATTAGAAGGATGGGGTTTGGGAGGAACCATaatggtaaaagaaaaagaaatgttaaaaggcaATACAAGCTTCTTTTGTGATTTCCTTTTAGGTCCGATGTTGTGGTCCTCTGTTTTTCAATCGCTAATCCCAATTCCCTAAATCATGTGAAAAGCATGTGGTATCCAGAAATCAAGCACTTTTGCCCTCGAACACCTGTTGTCCTTGTTGGGTGCCAGCTCGATCTCCGCTACGCCGACCTGGAAGCTGTTAATCGAGCCAGGCGCCCATTAGCAAGGTAAGCCAAGGGAGTCAGTGTTTCCCTGTCCTGGCCAAGTTAAAATTTACAGGCAGCAGGTGTCTCTGTAGCCTGGTGTTCTACTCTTCAACACTCCTGGATCCCATCAATCAGCCATGGGCTTTAAGTCAGCCCATGAATCATGAGGGGTGTGCCCTGAGCCCTTCTAACAGGCACCATCATCTCTGATGTCAGAACTCATTTTTGTCAAATGATTGGACAGCACTTGAAGTAAATTCTCTAATTATGAAAGGATGCGAAtaaaagcactttgaaaagcaTAAAGTATTAGACAAAATATTGGTTACTCATAATAACGTCGTCcttgaaattataattattacaataaaattaattaacaCTTAGAGGTATCTGGACTTCAGAGAACATCAGAttcatacaaacacacatattgaAGTGTTTTTCATCTTCCTTGTATTCCTCAGTCCAACCTGTTACAGTATTTCATTCTCAAGATGACACTGTccactttttgaaaataatttgggcCTATAGTTGCAAAACAAATACGGCTTTTTAAATCTCTCTAGtggttatatttttaagtatcacAAATGTAAAATACAACTTGAAGGAGAATTTGTTtcagtatatataaaatgtagataTTGATTTTGGTggggtatattagtccattctcatgctgctaataaagagatAGTTGAGACTGAGTGATTTATacaagaaagaggtttaattgactcacagtttagcatgactgcggaggcctcaggaaatttacaatcatgcagaggggaagaaaacacattcttctttGCATGGCggtaggagagagaagaatgagaaccgAGCAAAGGGGGacgccctttataaaaccatcagatctcgtgagaacttactcactattataagaatagcatgggggaagccgcccccatgattcagttacctttcaccgggtccctcccatcacacatggggattatcggaactacaattcaagatgagatttgagtggggacatagccaaaccatatggagggaaatacatttcttaaaatgtgaGCTCCCTCAAATCccctttataaaataaacaactttttatgtttttatttttatgttgaacTTTTTGGCTGGAAAGCattccttttcaaaaatttttgatATTAATACCTtcctctaggctgggcacagtggctcatgcctgtaaacccaacatttcaggaggccaaggtgggaggatcacttgaggccaggagtttgaaaccagcctgggcaacatagtgagaccacgtcactagaaaaataaaagtaaaaaaaagatcAACCAGGACTAGTGGTGcactcagctacttgagaggctgaggtgggaggatcacctgaacctgggaggacAAGGCTACAGCGggccatggttgcaccactgcacaccagcctgggtgacagaacgagaccctgtctcaaaaaaaaaaaaaaaagcaaacagcaacaacaacaaacaaaatcttATTTTGACGTTTACCTAACAGGCTTATTACAAAATTTTATATTGACACAACTTTTTATTCTCTCCAAGCAAAAGTAAATGGTGCTTTCTTTAGACAATTTCTGATGTTCTAGGTATGTTTTGCATTACATTTCTAAAAACACTTTATATTCAGTTTCCACAATCCTTCTGTTCTTCAATGCATGGACTAGGAATTGAATATTAGGAGCCACATAGAGGTTAGGAAGACCACAGTAAATGAGAGACTGTCCTGGCCTCGGCAACTTTCTGTATAAAAAGAGTAGGTTATGATAAtcaggcctcacagtcatggacTGGAGGAGAGTTGCAGAGCTGTAGAGAACAGTGGAGAGGACAATCCCTTCTACGGAGCAATTCTAAGATTTTGTGAAGGAGTTTGTATCTGAGCTAAGCCTTGAAGAGTTTCATCAGTTGGTAAATTTCAAGTCAGTCTTAAGAACAAGGAACACAATGCTCCCAGGAGCAAACTTTTAAGTTAAACCTTCTTCCCTGCACGTCCCTTCCACCTTTGTCCACACCCTATAATTTCCCCTCCTTTCCATCTAAGTCGTCAACTCCAAATTCTATCCAGTATCATCTTTTTCCTCCTAAGACCAGTGTCTGTCCTATATATTACCTTTGGTGTTGAAGGCCAAATAAGAAGATAAGGTCCTAAGGGTATGTGTTAGAATCAAGCAAGTGTTTGTAATGAGTGTCACAACAAAGTACTTCCTGCCTGTGTTCTGGAACCCATCTATGCCTTTACCATGGTTATGCCATAACCCCAGCACTGTCCTGAGTCTGCTGTTTCCAAAGATTTGTCCTCTCAGGGTTTGATTAGATTGTAAATTGGACTTGTGTGCCAACCTAAAGGGTATGGACTTTATTCCTGGGGCTTTGTGAAATCAGAGGAAGTTAAAACAGAACTGCCGCCAAGTCATAGCTGTTTTATGTAAGGACTTTTCTTGCAACAGTGAGGACTTTGGACCAAAATGTGGGGAGTGGGAGTGAAGAAAGATTAGTTAAGGGGCTGATACACCAGTCTAAGCAAAAGATGATGACGGCTTGAAGAAGGGattggaggaaaaaagaagaggagggttTGAAAGAGAATTCACAAAATGCAGCAGAGATTAGGAGTGGGAAAGTCTTGACTCTAATTGCTTAGTAGAAGTCTCTCAGCAGCCTGCAAATGTGACCTCAGACAAACCCTTTAacctttctgcctcagtttcctcagaatGTAGAACAGAAATAATACCTCACAGGGCTATTGTGAGGCtcaaatgaaaaatgtatatgaatgcattttaaagttataaagtAAAATTCAAGCATAAGATGCTGTTGATAAAGATGAAGGTGATGAAGAGAatagtgataatgatgataacagctaacatttatcagGCACTTACTGTGGACCAAATACTATGCTTAGCATAGTCATGCTAATAATGTAAACCTTTCAATAGTTCTTCAAGATATGATTactcattattattgttattcctgttttacagttgGAAAAACTTATGTTTaatgaggttaagtaacttacgcAAGATTAAATAGCTAGTAAAGGGATGATACTTCAGTTACTGTGGTTACTGCTGAgagcatttgttttttaaagaagtaaaactCTCCCTATTTAGGCACATGGTCATGTAAATGAAAAGTTCTAAGGAATCTACAAAAAGAGCTATCAGAATTAACATATTAATTTAGCAAAATAACAGGATAAAAggtcaatacacaaaaatcaattgtatttgtaTAAACTAAGAAATGAACAattggaaaataaagtttaaaaacaataccatttataataacataaaaacatGGAATATTTATGGATAAGCTTCACAAATTATGTGCATTGAAactctgaaatatttgaaagcatTATTTTTTCCTGCAATCATAACTCCTGCAATCATAGCTCCAGTTGAAAGACTTGAGATGGTGGCGGATTTTTCCAGAGACTAAAAGCCTGACTAGAGTTTTCAGTGTATAGTTCCATTAGGTGCTTAGATAGGCCCTGGttactatttttttcctaaaataaggctgattataatttttaaaatgttctatttcaGACCCATAAAGAGAGGGGATATTTTGCCCCCAGAAAAAGGCCGAGAGGTAGCGAAGGAACTTGGCATACCATACTATGAAACAAGCGTGTTTGACCAGTTTGGGATCAAGGATGTGTTTGACAATGCAATCCGAGCAGCGCTGATTTCCCGCAGGCACCTGCAATTCTGGAAATCTCACTTAAAGAAAGTCCAGAAACCTTTACTTCAGGCACCCTTCCTACCTCCAAAAGCCCCTCCACCGGTCATCAAAATTCCAGAGTGTCCTTCCATGGGGACAAGTGAAGCTGCCTGTTTACTGGACAATCCTCTGTGTGCCGATGTTCTGTTCATCCTTCAGGACCAGGAACACATCTTTGCACATCGAATTTACCTTGCTACCTCTTCTTCCAAATTTTATGATCTGTTTTTAATGGAATGTGAAGAATCCCCAAATTGGAGTGAAGGAGCTTGtgagaaagagaagcagagcagagATTTCCAGGAGCAGATATTGAGTGTCAAcccagaggaggaaagggaggagggcCCGCCTAGGACACCTCAGGCCGAGCAGTGGAAGTCCTCAAACAAGAGCCTAGTGGAGGCTCTGGGGCTGGAAGCTGAGGGTGCAGTCCCTGAGACACAGACGTTGGCCGACTGGAGTAAGGGGTTCATTGGCATGcacagggaaatgcaagtcaaccCCATTTCAAAGCGGGTGGGCCCTGTGACTGTAGTCAGGATGGACGCCTCAGTCCAGCCAGGCCCTTTTCGGACCCTGCTCCAGTTTCTTTATACAGGACAACTGGatgaaaaggaaaaggatttGGTGGGCCTGGCTCAGATCGCAGAGGTCCTAGAGATGTTCGATTTGAGGATGATGGTGGAAAACATCATGAACAAGGAAGCCTTCATGAACCAGGAGATTACGAAAGCCTTTCACGTCAGGAAAGCCAATCGGATAAAAGAGTGTCTCAGCAAGGGGACGTTCTCAGGTGAGTGGGCTGCGGGGCAGAGCCATTAATACCTTTGATTGTATTTCATTgaacattagccagacatgagcaggagaaagaagaacCATAGCTAACATTTATAAGTACTTATTTTTTCCCATGTACCTTTCTAAGCTACAGTCATTAACTTCTTTCATCCTCATCAGACTTAAAGGTTAAATGTGAttgtctccattttgcagatggggaaaccaagggaCAGAGAGGTTAGCTAATCTGCCCATGGTCACACCAGCAAtaaatggtagagccaggattagaACCTATGCTTTTGTGGGTATCAAAACCTGTTCCATAAACCACTGTGGTACCACACTGCTCCTCAAGAGTGGATCAGGGACCCCGAGTCTATCTCCAGTGGGCTTGTTGCATACAATTCCCCTTCAGTATCTATTCTCTGATTAATTCTATTCTCCATTGACCCTTCAGCACTGACCCTTGACAAAAATCAGTGAGCTCAAGTTCTGAGGCCACTAAAGTCCTTGAGGCAATTTTGGTGGCCCTCCACCTTCCTACAAGAGGTGCCCCATCTGTTTCCATCCCCTCTCCTTTTCTGTCCTCATGCTCCTTGGCCCTGCACTTCTGCAGTTTTCTTGCACCTCCTATGCCTTTGATAACTATGCCATATGCTGCCCACAGCACCCTTTCATAATTGCTAAGCCCGCTGGTGGCCCGCATCCAATATGGGTTATTGACCCATGTTTGCACTGTCTTACACTTGGACTATTTTTGTTCTGAAATTGTCCTCTGGgcgggtgtgtgggtgtgtgtaatTTCATTGTAAAATGTTGACTTCCTGACTTCTATTTATATGGATACGTCTACCTTTGTCTTTATCTTTTATAATCTCTGCCAGGGCACTACACATTTAGTAAGTGGTTCCTGAAGACtcagttcattcattttaaagcTTATGAGTAGTATTTACTTCAAACACTGGCCATTGTGGTACAGAAATAGTCttgaaaatcaa encodes the following:
- the RHOBTB1 gene encoding rho-related BTB domain-containing protein 1 isoform X1; protein product: MDADMDYERPNVETIKCVVVGDNAVGKTRLICARACNTTLTQYQLLATHVPTVWAIDQYRVCQEVLERSRDVVDEVSVSLRLWDTFGDHHKDRRFAYGRSDVVVLCFSIANPNSLNHVKSMWYPEIKHFCPRTPVVLVGCQLDLRYADLEAVNRARRPLARPIKRGDILPPEKGREVAKELGIPYYETSVFDQFGIKDVFDNAIRAALISRRHLQFWKSHLKKVQKPLLQAPFLPPKAPPPVIKIPECPSMGTSEAACLLDNPLCADVLFILQDQEHIFAHRIYLATSSSKFYDLFLMECEESPNWSEGACEKEKQSRDFQEQILSVNPEEEREEGPPRTPQAEQWKSSNKSLVEALGLEAEGAVPETQTLADWSKGFIGMHREMQVNPISKRVGPVTVVRMDASVQPGPFRTLLQFLYTGQLDEKEKDLVGLAQIAEVLEMFDLRMMVENIMNKEAFMNQEITKAFHVRKANRIKECLSKGTFSDVTFKLDDGAISAHKPLLICSCEWMAAMFGGSFVESANSEVYLPNINKISMQAVLDYLYTKQLSPNLDLDPLELIALANRFCLPHLVALAEQHAVQELTKAAMSGVGIDGEVLSYLELAQFHNAHQLAAWCLHHICTNYNSVCSKFRKEIKSKSADNQEYFERHRWPPVWYLKEEDHYQRVKREREKEDIALNKHHSRRKWCFWNSSPAVA
- the RHOBTB1 gene encoding rho-related BTB domain-containing protein 1 isoform X2, with the protein product MWYPEIKHFCPRTPVVLVGCQLDLRYADLEAVNRARRPLARPIKRGDILPPEKGREVAKELGIPYYETSVFDQFGIKDVFDNAIRAALISRRHLQFWKSHLKKVQKPLLQAPFLPPKAPPPVIKIPECPSMGTSEAACLLDNPLCADVLFILQDQEHIFAHRIYLATSSSKFYDLFLMECEESPNWSEGACEKEKQSRDFQEQILSVNPEEEREEGPPRTPQAEQWKSSNKSLVEALGLEAEGAVPETQTLADWSKGFIGMHREMQVNPISKRVGPVTVVRMDASVQPGPFRTLLQFLYTGQLDEKEKDLVGLAQIAEVLEMFDLRMMVENIMNKEAFMNQEITKAFHVRKANRIKECLSKGTFSDVTFKLDDGAISAHKPLLICSCEWMAAMFGGSFVESANSEVYLPNINKISMQAVLDYLYTKQLSPNLDLDPLELIALANRFCLPHLVALAEQHAVQELTKAAMSGVGIDGEVLSYLELAQFHNAHQLAAWCLHHICTNYNSVCSKFRKEIKSKSADNQEYFERHRWPPVWYLKEEDHYQRVKREREKEDIALNKHHSRRKWCFWNSSPAVA